A region from the Fibrobacter succinogenes genome encodes:
- a CDS encoding RNA polymerase sigma factor RpoD/SigA, which yields MKNLNNRDQKDIYMQYLNDISRYPLLTREQETVLLQKSAEGSKAALDMLVNANLRFVVNIANLYKGRGLDIMELINEGNMGLIEAARRFDRSQNIKFISYAVWWIRQNITRALAEKGRMIRISAEKELMLRRFARHAKDMHQVIGGTFTISTQNLEGLSKYKANEIEKILMMGATASSLDAPVNEDGDATLGDTISDAQSRTDELADDNNRAEVFNKVMDKNLSSQEKEIIKLYYGFKMDSDLNLKEIAPMVGLSKERVRQLKENALNKLRDAEVERLLCEAA from the coding sequence CATTGTTGACAAGAGAACAGGAAACGGTATTGCTCCAGAAGTCCGCCGAAGGCAGCAAAGCAGCCTTGGATATGTTGGTCAACGCAAATCTGCGTTTCGTCGTCAACATCGCAAACCTTTACAAGGGCCGTGGTCTCGACATCATGGAACTCATCAACGAAGGTAACATGGGACTCATCGAAGCGGCACGTCGTTTTGACCGCTCTCAGAATATCAAGTTTATCAGCTACGCCGTATGGTGGATTCGTCAGAACATCACCCGCGCTCTTGCTGAAAAGGGTCGCATGATTCGCATCAGCGCCGAAAAGGAATTGATGCTTCGCCGCTTCGCTCGCCATGCAAAGGATATGCACCAGGTGATTGGCGGAACATTCACCATCAGCACCCAGAATCTCGAAGGCCTTTCTAAGTACAAAGCCAACGAAATCGAAAAGATCTTGATGATGGGCGCTACGGCATCTTCCCTCGACGCTCCTGTCAACGAAGATGGCGATGCAACGCTTGGTGACACCATTTCTGACGCCCAGAGCCGCACCGACGAACTCGCCGATGACAACAACCGCGCCGAAGTGTTCAACAAAGTCATGGACAAAAACCTCTCTAGCCAGGAAAAAGAAATCATCAAGCTCTATTACGGTTTCAAGATGGATTCCGACCTGAACTTGAAGGAAATCGCTCCAATGGTGGGTCTCTCCAAGGAACGTGTCCGCCAGCTCAAGGAAAACGCTTTGAACAAGCTCCGCGACGCCGAAGTCGAACGCCTCCTCTGCGAAGCTGCCTAA